A segment of the Candoia aspera isolate rCanAsp1 chromosome 8, rCanAsp1.hap2, whole genome shotgun sequence genome:
TTTTCAATACAACATTGTCCAATGTGGCCTCATCTCCTTTCCATGTAGAAAGAAATGGGATTCTAAAACCTTCTTAGGTGTAAGCCAAAACTGTTCCTGATGATGCCTGCATGTGTATCAGTTGTACCTTGTCCCATGGCTGACAACAGAAACTGGTTTAGTTCTCAATAGGTTTAACAGTGGTTTTAATTGCGGTACCTCCATATGCATAATCCAATTCTGGATTTCACATTTGGTCACCTTAGGGAGTAATAGCATCCAGGAATTAGCAGGCTGTGTACagtcatatatattttttattattctctgTAACTGGCATGTCAGGTATTACAAAGttgcagaaatataaataatatgaatGAGACTCATCCTTGAAATTTCTGATTCTTTGCTGCATTTTTGCTCTAATGTGGTAGAACTGCAAAGCATGTGAAATGGAGCCCAATGGTGGAATAAGCTGGAGGCCTTGGTTTCATTCTGTTTCGCTTCTGCCCATCCTGCAGAGGAAGGGGACTGATGAGAGGCCTCATCTTCTGTCCTGCTGTGAATCTGAAAACAGGTTTTATCCTGTCCAGTCCCCATTTCTTATGCAGCCGGGAGGGATTACTCCTGGGACAGAGTAAGATAGAAATTTCTTCTGGCTTTTCCAGGGCATAAGACAACAGCAACGATATGGGATGAAAACTGAAAAATGCTTTGATTTTTAAGTTGGTGTTACATATTAAATATACAACATTCTTACATTAATCTACCACAAGTCCTCAACAGCTTTGGCAAAGCTTTTGCATTCCACAGTGGTAGAGAAAGGGCATCTTTTATTAAAAGAGATGAATATTTCTCTTGAAAATCTGATATTCCAGGAACTAATGTATATCTGATGTGGAGAAAGCAGATAAGAGAATTACTTTACCAGAGGTAAGACAAATAATGTATTGTTTCTGGATAAGAAGTAATTGGAAAATCCTCCTGAATAAGAcagataaaatgtgataaaataactGGTGTAAATTTATTGTTATAAATACATATTGTAATTTTATCATATTCTAACTGCAGCAGttattttattacagttttattaCAAATTTACAGGGATTAATGACCTTATCAGAAAAGAATGGCATAGAGAGTGAGTTATTATTCATGTAACTAGTGTTAAGTTTTCATTTGACTATCTCCACCATGTTATAAGCATGATGTTATTTCCCTCTCTTTTCATTTATGGCACCAAATCAAATGCAGCTATAAAACCCGATTATTTTTTgctcattctttttctgtgcaataGATGAAATACACTGATTAACCAAAGACTCTCATAAATTAAATCAAACTATTTTCAGAAAAAATGGAGATTGCTTTTTCTGTGAAGAGATGGCTAtttctcctttcccctcccaGCGTTGTGAGGAAGCATATGCCACTCTTAAATATTTAACATACAAAAACAGGTTTCTTCAGTATTTGCAATTACCAAAATCTAGAGGGAAAGGCTCATttagaaaagacttttttttctttgaaagtgAAGGAAATACCCCCAAAGATTTATTCAGTCCGAAATTGCTTGCATGCCCTTGGTGGCTTTAGAAATGGAGCCACCTGCTGTCTGTTCAGTCGCAACCAGACGATTTAATTAGCAAGAGAAGACCTCCCTGCCTGGGTTCTCTTTATGTTCCCGAATGGGTAAAaatctctcctcttcctcctttttcaccctgccccccacccctgttCTGCTCCCCATTGTCCTATTAGCTCTAAAGATAAAAGTGAAGGAGATCGCCTACATCAATGGGGACACCAAGATCACTCCGGAAACAAAGAGCAAAACCATCTACAAGCTTAACGGAGTGACGGAGAGGGATCTGAAGAAGACCGTGCTCTGGCTGAAGGGTGGCCTGCAGTGTACCTGTGATGAGATGAACGATATCAATGCACCGTATTTGGTGATGGGACAGAGGTTGGCCGGGGAGCTGGTTATCACCTCTGTCAAGCGATGGCAGAAAGGCCAGCGAGCCTTTAAGAGGTTCTCGCGCAGCATCCGCAAGCTGCAGTGCTAGTGGCTAGTGGCCCTTTCCAGCCACGTTTCCTGTGGTTACCATGCCTGAAGATATTTCACATCTTCCTGCTGCAGCCATAATTGCGCGGCAGCATGAAAGGGCCTCTTCTTTTAGGAAGAAAAGACTCCCCCTTCTAATGTTGTACATATAATAAACTATAATGACCCAAATCATGATTTTTCTTAggtataattgtttttaaaatgtgctgtttAGAGCTGTGCAAAATGTAACTTGGACCTTCTTTAATTATTCATATTGGATGTCCATTTCGAGTGGTATGTTCTGCCTGGCTAACGTTTCTGCATAGGCTGGGCGTCCATTTGGGCCCTGGAGAGAACTTGTTAGGTTTAGTTTtgttcaagtaaaaaaaaaaaccaccacaaTGTGGGAGATAACAATGTCCAAGTAGGAGTTATTTTTATAGTTTGCATTTAAAAGACAAACTTAATTTAAAACACTTTACTCTTATAGACATTATGATTCAAAGATGGGCAAAAAGAGGCCAAGAATGTCATGAGAGCTGCTTTCCGCAAATCCTCCACAGTTATCCATGCTTAAGGCTTCTAATGTCCCTGTGCTTAGAGTGCACTCATGCACACTCCTTGTGGGGAAGTGCCACTGCACATTATGGACTAGCTTCTGTCAACATGCAGTGAGTTGTACTGGAAGCTTGCTATAGGCTGCTGCCGTTACAATGTCTTGTTTTGCCTTTAAATATTAGGCTTAATTTTATCTAATCAGGAATGTGCCATCTAGTTTTATTCATTATAGACAAATAATCTGTGCGCATGTGCTACTTGTGCAAGAACTGCATCAATAAAGGCATATTAATCATCTGCACACAGTATTTTATACAAAGCTGTAGTACTAATTGTTTTAAATTGACCTAATACGCCTTTGAAGTGCTCTGTTTAGTGCTTCACAAATTAAAGCTTTCTTCAGCCTAACTGTAATGTAACTAGTAGTTATTTGAAAAAAGAGTtgtaaaatattactttaacaaACCTTGTAAATATTCCAGATAAACGTCATATTCTTGTACATAAACTTTACATCACAGTTTACGCTTTGTCGTGTTTTTGTCTTCAGGTTTTGTGAAAAGAGCTCTTATATCCATtggatccatttttattttatccatttttttagTCTATGTAATAAAAAATACTTGAGAAATTCACTGCCTCTTGGGTTAATTAGTTTCACTGTTGCACTATTTTTTAGTGCAACAGTATTTATTGTATATTCAACTGAAATCTTGTTGCACATTCAACTGAAATCTTGGGTCCTCTTAGAAAATCAGAACTATTAAGTATATTATATGTGCAAAATACAGAAGAACTTAACCAGTCTTTTAAACAGTCATTCACATAAAATATAATCTATTCCTAGTTAACCGGCagtgaattgtttttatttacttatttactataATTTAAACAATAAGATTGATGATACTATGCTTTAGTAAAATCCTGCATCATCTACAGTAATAGTATTTATCACCCAAATATGAATTTTAATTCCTGTAACACTGGATCCTACATAGAAGAATGGATATACTTTTGTGTAAGACTACTAAAGAAGGTAAGAGCTTCTCAGTGAGGAAGTCCCAAATGCTGGATAGGTCACACATTTGTGATGGATTACTGGCCTCTCAAAATTTGAAAGGCAAGAAATTCTCACTATGCGGCCTTCCACATCTATTTATTGGTTACTCTGCATACAGAAGTAAATTTTGCATGCTGTTTTTTAATTCTTAGGTGCAAAATCTCCTGTTCTTACTTGTTAAGAATGTGTTTCTGTGCTTTGGGATACATGATTTCTGGTGGCTACCTCCATGGAATTCTCTTGTaagcagtatggaagtggtttactgctgctttcttccaggattttttcctttctatttgccAGGTTTTATTTGTTGGCATGGAAAAATTGTAACCATTTAAGGGCAGATTTCTTGCTGCTTTTTTCCCaagcattctcattcattctcattCACACTTTCTTAGTAACTGTTTCTTGAGACCACGTTATGTGCCAGATAATCAGTATTCTGGATGTCCCACTCCCAGTTTGGTTGCAACAGTTGAAGAAGAAACCAGACATAATTTGTTCTTCAAGAGCACTGATGGGAAGAACTCAATTCAAAATGCTTTGGACAGATTTCTTCTTTTACATCTTGGGCATTATTACTCTCCTTCCAGTTTTTTTCCTGTGATGAACAactgcatatttttctttcttatagaAGGGTATCAACTACTTTGCACAGGACTCTTCTCACAAATTCTAGGAAGAGACAAGCAGTGAATATCTTTCACACAGTGCCAGTGGTCAGTGGCCATGGCAGGTTATTCATTTAGAGGTGTCCCTGTGTGAAGGAAGAGGTGGCACCCACAGCTGACCCTGTCCTCATATCCAAGGTTTTCCTTGGTCCTGCTCCCAATGTACATGCATTAGGCATGGTGACCCTTTGACCCAAagaagacattgcacaaacaTCTTTACGCACGATTTCAACCCTCAGAAAGATCTTTGTGCACAGAGGTGTAAAGATGTATGTAATTCCCCAATTCACATGTCTACATCAAGTGCATGAATACAAGGGATGGAAAGCCAGGCAATGCTGGGAACAGGGCAATCCCTGACCCCCTCTATGAGCACTGAAAGATACATGCTCAAATCATATTCCTTAATTTCAGGGCTGTCGTTGCAGGAAATCCCAGCTCTCCATAAGAGAATTGCCATGAAACATCATTAGAAAATGGTCCCAGtacaaatatttaaacattttacacACTCCCTATCCCTCTCTAGTACCATCTCTGGGGCCGTGCTGAAGGCAAATGGTGGAAGGTAAGTGAAACTGAAGTAAAAACCCTATTCCTCGGAGTTTTTTTTAGTTTCCTCTCACATTGCAAGCAACAGGAATGTTTTAAAACTAGGTCATAGTAAAATGCAACTCATCCACCACTGTCTTCTATCTATATAGCAGCTGTGCTGCCTATTAGAGCAGCATCTCTTAGAAATTCAAAGGGGAGGGCAGTCACCTTTGTTACAGCAAGCAGAGCAAAGAGTCTTGTGATCATTTAGAGCACTTGTTTCTCAACTTTAACAAcgtgaagatgcatggacttcaactctcagaattccccagccagcatttgtttAGATCAGTGtccctcaactttggcaacttgaagatatgtggatgctggctggggaattctgggagctgatgttcacacatcttcattgtcaaggttgagaaactgctttagagactAACAAATGTGTTGATTTTCAAaggtctagagcagcctttctcaaccttttgaccctggaggaacccttgaaatatttttcaggctttggggaacccctgcacattcaggctcaaatataggccagaagttacaaaactattatatttgtttcatgtgtaggcctgtatatatgcattaagagtgttcttaaaccaaaaataatgaagcttttaaatctttaatgtgaagttgcccaaatttgaaatagtttttaaaataaattgtgatctccctagtgacctctcgtggaaccctggttgaggaaccctagTATAGAGGCTGATGAAATTATATTCTgtaataaatgtattcatttttaagATGCCATCTGTCCAACTGTATCTCACATATTATCCAGTAGGGGGTGGTCGAAGTGCTAAAGTTCTGCTTTTGGAGAAAGAACCTAGTGTTCAGCCAATTTCACTAAAACAGagtaaaagaattaaaacaatcaTCGCTTCAAATTCTGGCATAAATTGTTATCTTACTAGAAATCATATGCTTCTCACCCAACAGAACTGAAATCTAGCAAACCTTATCTTCTATTTAAAGTTACTGAGCAAGGATTTATTTAACATTGCTGCCTCAGTCATGAAAACTTATAAAGCCATAGCAAACACTTACAAAAAGCTTATTCTCCCAGTTTTATCAGTAGATAACCATCAGGGAGTCCAGATTTAACTGGCAATTTTTGTAGCTAGAATTTGTATAAATATAATCACAGGTGGCCCTAAGAAATCTGGATTACTGTTACTGGGTTGCAGTTTAAAATTCATTCAAggtttgtaatttaaaaaaagccaGCCCTCAAATATGCCAAATTTCACTCTTGGCTATAAATAATTCCTATGTTCTTGGTAAATAGTTCCTTGGCAATAAAAAATGCCTGTGTTTTCATTTTTGAAGAAAAACTTTAAATTTGCTATCTGTCAGGGTCATACTCGGTGACCtatgaaatacatattttgttgCTCAAATAGCAGTTGGAGGACTGCTTCAAACAGAGCAGTTTGGTTCTCTTTGTACTGTGGTATTGTTGAACTCTATCATCACAGAAGCTGGTAATCATTTGAGAAAGACAACTCCCTTTACCTAAACTTTCTGAGTTTTTTCTACAGTAATCCCAATTGCCccacttccttcctctctgttttTTTAAGTTATCAACTCAGGCCTACTGCATCTGCCCTTCATGATGTGGAAGCCCTCCAGCTGtgtagactttaactcccagataccccagccagcatggatatTGCTCAGGATTCTGGGAGTCAAAATTCACACCTATAACAGCCAATCTGTATAACAGCCAATCAGTAAAGCTTTATGAGAAGATACAAAGTATAAAGTGTACATCTGCTATAACAAGAAAAGCAACAATTTAAAGCTACAAAGTAGCTTGAAGATCTGTTTTTGTGCTGTAATTCATTAAACAAGCATTTCCACTGCATTTACAAACCTGTGTaagttacttttaaaaatgcattgcaaattatttttatagtagCTATACCAATGCACCCTAGACACCAATAAACGTATCAATGGCTCCCCCATAGTTTGTGGTCTGGCCTCAGGAGCAAGGACAACCATCAGATCACTTGGCAGATGGAGTGTAGGCAGGGGCCTTGTGCCTGCCTGCAAGGCGCTTGAATAGCTAGACCCAAGCATATGCTGGGAGTGTGCTTGGGACCAGGGTCTTAGCAAAAAGACGAAGAGCAGTGGGTGAAGATAGTGAGTCTCCAGGCAGGGTGAGAAGTGCAAGGTGAGGAAATAGGAATGGAGTTAGCAGGGGGAAACTGTGGGTTgtccacttccacttccatggTGAGTTTGCCAAGAACCAAGGAGGCGGCTAAAACGAGGTCAAACTGTCTTTGGTCAGAGCACATAACAAAACCTGGTCAGAAGCAAGCTAAGGTTGGGAGTGTGGCTGGATGCAGAGGCACGGAACACAGGGCTGGATGCCAATACTGCTTTCAGCAACTGAAATGCAGCTAGGGCACAATTCATTGTGCAGCTGGCATGGATAACGAGGTGGCTGGCCTAGCAGGAATATACCAGCCCCTGGCCTTAACATGCTCCGTACGCTGCAATAAGAACAGCACCATTTGCCAGTGCTGTACCTGTGGCAGGACAGGGATCAAAAGGATCAAAAGGGATGCTGAACAATCCATAGCATATCCACAACAAAGAATCTAATTGCATATGTCACAGAAGGCTGTAAGCCTGCTGATAAACATTCACTAACAAAAGTGATGCTAACTGTATCAACATTATCATACAATGGCCTAGAGTATTTTATGAAGGGCTCTTATAACTAGATCTGAAGCAAAATTAGTgattttcagaatataaatttaaatatggcACTGCAATTTTTAGTAAAGTATAGCAGAATACAATATTCTCAGATAGGTACAACATGTTTTAACATTTCTGCTTTTGCCATGTAAGTTCTATGTTAAGTATCCCTACCTGTGGTAAGTATCCCTGCCTGTCACCTGAGAGACCAGGATTCGATTCCCTGACAAGGACccaggaaagccagtttggtctagtggttaaggtgctgggcaagaaaccaggagtctgtgagttctagtcctgccttgggcatgaaagctggctgggtgaccttgggccagtccctctctctcagcccaactcacctcacagggttgttgttgtgaagaaaataggaggaggaaagagtattaagtatgttcgctgccttgagttatttataaaaataagaaaggcgggataaaatttaaataaataaataaatgttttctcacAAAGGGCAAATTTGGAAAGACTTTGCATGAAATCTGTATATCACTTATATATGGTTTTATTTATGGTCAGTAAATAAGTTCTTTTCTTACCATTCACCCCTTTTTTCTGTCTTCCCCTCCTTACTTCTTTCTCAGAACTATGCTCCACGCAAAGTGCACTGTCCATAAATACTTATGCCATAAGAAAATTGTTAAAGATGGCTGCCCAGCCTGGAACGcttatcatatttttttcttttttcttttaaataaccaTTCCTGTTTCTGTTTATAGGCCCAGCCAATGACATGTCATTGCCTGAACAAAGAACACCGTGGTCATCTTCATTTCATAAAAAGAAGTCAGTTGGAGTGAGAATTGAACCTTCTATGGAAGACAATGGTCTGAGACAGGTTAGGGCAAGCATGGCAAGCCATGAATATGTGGGGTCACATTCCCCAAAACACCCTCAGATTTGAAATTCAACGGCAATATTGTCAATTTTCAGTAGCATGATTAGCTTCTTAACCCATTCAAATACCAACTAGCCCCAAACAGGTGTAATGTCAATTTCAGTTGTGTCATCATATCACTGGATATGGATATAGATAAGattcactgtttttattcccATTAAATAGTTATCTAACAGTAACTAACTGAAAAACTAAGATAGAAACTGGAAAATGTCTTAAAATAATACATTCAGACTTCCCCAGTGTTGGCAACCTCCATAGGTGTGAATTTTGACTCCCAGAATCCTGAGCAATCTGTATAACAGCCAGTCAGTATAACAGGCAATACAGATGTGTATCACCCTGCTATTTTCTTTTGAACAGGTTAAAAGCAATGAGAATGAAGGTGGACTATGGCAATAATCTATATATTAGGCTTCCAACAGAAGGTACAGATGTCTTTATAACATGAATACAAATGAACACTTTGTTTTGAAACAAATGACCTTTAAATATAAACACAGAGCTTGTCCAAGCCTTTTTGCTACTTAAAGTAGGCCCAACTAGGACTCATACTTAAGAGAAAAAAGCCTTCTGTCTAAACATAGATGTTACATGCCATACAGAAATAGTTAAAACTGTTGCTATATAGATGATTAAAACCAATGAACCTCCTTGGAGTTTTTTGCACACTTCTAAGACACAATTACCTCGAACGGGCAACACCGAAAGGGATATTTAACTTTACTTTAATGAGCTCCCACACAagtcatttttaaagatttttattcCTGCAGAAGCTGGCTATAGAAGGCACTGAATGGCTGTCTCCAATGGAAACCAGATACAGTACAGCTCAAAGTTTTAGCTTAACAGTGTTATGGATCAGTATCTCTTGATAATCCAAATGAATGGTTAGAATACAGAGGGTACCAAATAGTtaagaaaagtattttatttatatcaatcAGAGAATGTTACCAGAAAACACATCTTTCATACATTACAATTAGTAGACTAAAATAGCTGCAGGAAGTGCCTTCTACCCCtcaaaaaagaaatcaagctcAATGCAAATGCGCTGTATATCTTCTCAAATACTGAAGACGACAAGGAAATCCCAGTTTATGGTTTATCTCAGGACACATTCAACTAAACAACTTAATCATTTTGTGCATTTAactcatttatatgctgcctactTCTAATGGCTCTAAGGAGCtttcaaaatataataaagacCAATAAAATGCCGTAtagcaattgattgattgattatgtgccatcaagtggttaGCTCTCAGCAACCATCAAATCCTAAAAGCTCTAAAAGGCCCAAGTTACAGGAGTATATTTTATActtaatgtttaatatttaaacaatagACATTTACACAATGTATCTTCCTGTTCAACAGTGAATTTAATAGAtgctattttttataattaataatgacTGAAAAACTATCTGTGTTGATTCCCCTGCTTGTCTCATCTTCTTGGCACACAAAAGTTAACTCAGTGcatacatcacactaaaccacAGTGCACCTTGCTTGGGTTTGGCTTACTGTGTTATGTGGCCCTGTGATTTGTAATTCAATAATATCTTATTGATTAAATCAGTTATGCAAATAGTGGCCTAATGCAATGCACAAATTTTGTATATCAGTTCTTTCAACCTCTCTCAATTTTGTTTCTTGAGACTCTGCTAGAACTGGCCCCCTCAGGACATCAGCTGCTACACACTCCCCCGCTAATTTCTTGGTTCTCATAAACATCTGAAGAGTTGAAATACATATGCAAAACTTGGACCGGGCTAGTGCTGCATATTCCCAATGTTTCTGCTCAGAGAAAAGCAGTCAAAGTACACAGGGAAGGAAATGTCTGGGGCTCAAGGAAACATAGTAGTTCTGGAATCCTACTTGTCTCCTGCTATTGGACTGACCTGGACTATCAGTTGTCTATCCTGAACTGTACTGAATTCTTCGCATCAGAGGTAGTGCTCAAGCTGGCTGTACTGGAAATGGCCTGTTACCCCAGCATCTCACCTAGGCTTTTATTGCTGTTTTCAGATTAAACCAAAATATTTGTTGTTGATCTTCACTGATTGGCCATTCAAGGTAAGTTTTGGTATTCATTAGTTTTCGGAGTTTGCAAAACCTGTCAGGAATTGTTTTTGCTGGAATGGGCTCCAAGAGAATCAAAATGGCTGTGTCATTATTCTCATCAAAAAGCCGGAAGTGAGAAAAATCCAATTCGTACTTGCACCATTCACTCCGTACAAAATGCTCCGAAAGCACAAACAGGGTTTTAGAGCTCTTCTCAATGGAGTCAATAATATTGTCTACAATCCATTTGCCAGGCATAAAATCCCTTTTATGAAGACAGAGTTTAAATGGAGGGTTTGTTTGCTCCAGCATCTGCACCATATTTTCCACCCATTCAGCATCTTGTTCACTGTAGGAAACAAATGCATCATAGCAGACTGCCTGGTCGTGGCTCCTTTGAGGCTTACGTTTTGCTTTAAGCCAGGCCAAGGTCATGCGCATATACCAAATCACATGAAACTTGTAGCAAAGAAATGCTGCCACCAGGATGGTCAGGAGTATCAGAATACAAGCGATGGAGATGACTGAACTGAAATGACAGTCACTCAATTGTAGCTGGACAACTCCTATTTGCTCCCCTTTTACATAATCTGGAGAATCACAAATGTAGCTTTCAGGCCAACCAACACAGATATTATATAATCTTGGATGAGATTGCACAAAGGAAACAAATGCACACTTGCATTGAAAGCTGTTATGACAGGCATCCAGTGTCTTCAATTCTACAAACTTTTCCAGTTCCTGCTCAGAGAACTCAAACACTTTGTTTTCTCTAATATTCACAATCCTTACATGAGGGATGCAGTCAGTGTCTGGCAGGGCTTTTAATCTGTTATTTTTTATGTAAAGCTCCTGAAGATGAGGCAGGCTCACCTTAAAATCATAGAGGAAATTGTTGCTAACATCCAGAATTTCTAAAGAGTCAGGAATGCAACCTGTAAGTTTTTCTACTTTACAGCCAGAGATGTTTAAATATTTCAAGCTTCTTGGCCAAGGACATGACTCTGGCATTTGTTCTAAGTTGTTCTGACTTATATCCAAGTTAGTAAGATTGACTAAATGAGACATGCTTTGAGCTATTCTACCAATATGTGTCAAAGAATTTTGACTGACATTGAAAGTCTGCAGTTTAGGCCAACTGCCTGGACACAATGAATGCTCCAAAAATGGATCCCGAAACAAATTAATACTGAAATCAAGATACTGCACTGAATGGAATGTTTTTGCAAGATTGCAAGGCACAAGAAAaacttttgtattttcaattgtCAGCCTGGTAATATTCTCTACAAGATACAACATAGATGAAAgatctgaaaatgaataaaatgaatctaTTGTTAAATTTCTAATTGTTATTATATGTACATTACTTGAAATATTCTGAATATCATAAAATATCCCAGTGCCCTGTAATCTGCTATTTATAAGTTCTAACTCTTGTAGCTGACTCATATTGGATAACACATACATTAACCAAGCAACATATTTTTCTAAAAGTTCAATATTTCTAAATACAAGCTTCTGAGCATTCACTGGAACTTCTCTGAAATAAGAGATAAGGGATAAAAGGTTAGGGTATTGGATATTTCTCAGTTCAAGAGACACCCCAGAATTTTTAACATCAATTATAATCTGATGCAATACAGAGTTGATAGGAACATTcaaaaaaatgtgatttatgtGCTCAAGAGACTGTAGAGTTCC
Coding sequences within it:
- the TLR2 gene encoding toll-like receptor 2, which translates into the protein MTLPIWSLWFISVAGAQSLSAEKITPFCDIAHCNFSGKSLQTVPLGLSHVALDLDLSFNTIVHIRDVDLKFAVNLRTLLLQSNLIQTIDEDAFDFLGKLEHLDLSKNNLTHLLPSWFRHLSSLQKLNIKGNSYSKLGEIPLFSGLQKLGYLYLGNEKFSSLQTKDFEGISVLEELEIEGKNLKQYQPGTLQSLEHINHIFLNVPINSVLHQIIIDVKNSGVSLELRNIQYPNLLSLISYFREVPVNAQKLVFRNIELLEKYVAWLMYVLSNMSQLQELELINSRLQGTGIFYDIQNISSNVHIITIRNLTIDSFYSFSDLSSMLYLVENITRLTIENTKVFLVPCNLAKTFHSVQYLDFSINLFRDPFLEHSLCPGSWPKLQTFNVSQNSLTHIGRIAQSMSHLVNLTNLDISQNNLEQMPESCPWPRSLKYLNISGCKVEKLTGCIPDSLEILDVSNNFLYDFKVSLPHLQELYIKNNRLKALPDTDCIPHVRIVNIRENKVFEFSEQELEKFVELKTLDACHNSFQCKCAFVSFVQSHPRLYNICVGWPESYICDSPDYVKGEQIGVVQLQLSDCHFSSVISIACILILLTILVAAFLCYKFHVIWYMRMTLAWLKAKRKPQRSHDQAVCYDAFVSYSEQDAEWVENMVQMLEQTNPPFKLCLHKRDFMPGKWIVDNIIDSIEKSSKTLFVLSEHFVRSEWCKYELDFSHFRLFDENNDTAILILLEPIPAKTIPDRFCKLRKLMNTKTYLEWPISEDQQQIFWFNLKTAIKA